One window of the Tachypleus tridentatus isolate NWPU-2018 chromosome 10, ASM421037v1, whole genome shotgun sequence genome contains the following:
- the LOC143228338 gene encoding uncharacterized protein LOC143228338 — MHWPSQSPDLNPYALALTESRSQPICTGPHRVPISTHMHWPSQSPDLNPCIGPHRVPISTHMHWPSQSPDLNPYALALTESRSQPICTGPHRVPISTHMHWPSQSPDLNPYALALALALTESRSQPICTGPHRVPISTHMHWPSQSPDLNPVE; from the exons ATGCACTGGCCCTCACAGAGTCCCGATCTCAACCCATATGCACTGGCCCTCACAGAGTCCCGATCTCAACCCATATGCACTGGCCCTCACAGAGTCCCGATCTCAACCCATATGCACTGGCCCTCACAGAGTCCCGATCTCAACCCATGCATTGGCCCTCACAGAGTCCCGATCTCAACCCATATGCACTGGCCCTCACAGAGTCCCGATCTCAACCCATATGCACTGGCCCTCACAGAGTCCCGATCTCAACCCATATGCACTGGCCCTCACAGAGTCCCGATCTCAACCCATATGCACTGGCCCTCACAG AGTCCCGATCTCAACCCATATGCATTGGCCCTGGCACTGGCCCTCACAGAGTCCCGATCTCAACCCATATGCACTGGCCCTCACAGAGTCCCGATCTCAACCCATATGCACTGGCCCTCACAGAGTcccgatctcaacccagttgagTAG